A genomic stretch from Juglans microcarpa x Juglans regia isolate MS1-56 chromosome 3S, Jm3101_v1.0, whole genome shotgun sequence includes:
- the LOC121257811 gene encoding probable serine/threonine-protein kinase At1g01540, with the protein MSFTDIVTRKLSKHTSFFGLPLWVLIVSLFAFFLVLIVAILSLYFVFCRRRKSYKGSNFCLTIPVPSKHRHFDSHSMSSLDRRLLSRHIHESEMSNRGYLEHHAAFSDDMEKVSMYLPGAKEVWRPGSRFSLRDIEMATNGLAKANVIGSGDYGAVYRGILLDNTPVAVKKLVSVSCKAEGFIAEMEAFGQVRHKNLVNLLGYCSEGTYRMLVYEYVDNGNLFQWLHENPEKVSPLTWSIRVKIIRGIAKGLAYLHEDLEPKVIHRCLKSSNILLDHKWNPKITDFGLAMLFGPEWSRMIMETLGYVAPEYDSTDAFTEKNDIYSFGILVMEIISGRTPVDSRHDPQPYLIEWLKSMVANHKVDYVLDPKLQEMPSSKELKRIILVALRCVDPNINDRPKMGDVLHMLEPCDMLLNDDLGRKMRETSCCNHPEESLAVSVSAGGGGSPNTTNKGGESSFQKLPFDDHFGNYHSDDHHGGHQ; encoded by the exons ATGTCTTTCACCGATATTGTTACGAGAAAGCTCTCTAAGCATACCTCCTTCTTTGGCCTTCCATTATGGGTTTTGATAGTATCTCTCTTTGCTTTCTTCCTTGTTCTCATCGTTGCCATCCTATCACTCTACTTTGTCTTTTGTCGTCGCCGAAAATCCTACAAAGGCAGCAACTTCTGTTTAACCATTCCTGTCCCTTCCAAGCATCGTCATTTCGATAGTCACAGCATGTCTTCCCTCGATAGGAGGTTGCTTTCACGTCACATACACGAGTCTGAGATGAGCAATCGGGGGTATTTGGAACATCATGCTGCTTTTTCTGATGATATGGAGAAAGTTTCTATGTACTTGCCGGGGGCTAAGGAGGTTTGGAGGCCGGGAAGCAGGTTTAGTCTAAGGGATATTGAGATGGCCACGAACGGGTTGGCAAAAGCAAATGTGATCGGAAGTGGGGATTATGGGGCTGTTTATCGTGGAATTTTGTTGGATAATACGCCCGTGGCCGTGAAGAAGCTTGTTAGTGTCAG TTGCAAAGCTGAGGGCTTCATAGCAGAAATGGAGGCATTTGGGCAAGTTAGGCACAAGAATCTGGTCAATTTGCTTGGATACTGCAGTGAAGGGACTTACAG GATGCTTGTATATGAGTATGTGGATAATGGTAATCTGTTCCAGTGGCTTCATGAAAATCCAGAAAAAGTCAGTCCTCTAACATGGAGTATAAGGGTTAAAATTATTCGAGGAATTGCAAAAGG attAGCCTACCTTCATGAGGACCTTGAACCGAAAGTTATTCACCGATGCCTAAAATCCAGCAATATACTGCTTGATCACAAATGGAATCCAAAGATAACCGATTTCGGCCTTGCTATGCTTTTTGGTCCCGAGTGGAGTCGCATGATAATGGAAACATTAGG TTATGTAGCTCCAGAATATGATTCAACTGATGCTTTCACTGAGAAGAACGATATTTATAGCTTCGGGATACTTGTCATGGAGATCATCTCTGGGAGGACCCCTGTAGATAGCCGTCATGATCCCCAA CCATATTTGATTGAGTGGCTGAAGTCAATGGTTGCAAATCACAAAGTTGATTATGTGCTGGATCCTAAATTGCAAGAAATGCCTTCTTCAAAGGAACTCAAACGGATTATTTTGGTTGCTCTTCGATGTGTGGATCCTAATATAAATGATAGGCCTAAAATGGGAGATGTTCTTCACATGCTCGAGCCTTGTGATATGTTACTCAATGAT gATCTCGGCCGGAAAATGAGAGAAACTTCTTGTTGTAATCACCCAGAAGAAAGTTTAGCCGTCTCCGTATctgctggtggtggtggatCACCTAACACAACAAATAAAGGTGGTGAAAGCAGCTTCCAAAAGCTACCATTTGATGATCATTTTGGAAATTATCATAGTGATGATCATCATGGAGGTCATCAATGA
- the LOC121257814 gene encoding uncharacterized protein LOC121257814: MEEFLTPTLCNPRLIYVIYSSSSDLASVRIFSSPIYLHESGYVLRPDSSSMLRGPITGAAVSSWTNNSMQTINILHRTKVPIVANNCCFPYDINLCCSGTLSPS; encoded by the exons ATG GAAGAG TTTTTAACGCCAACTTTGTGCAACCCCAGGCTCATATATGTCATATATAGCAGCTCCAGTGATCTTGCAAGTGTCAGGATCTTTTCAAGCCCCATCTATTTACATGAATCTGGATATGTCTTGAGGCCTGATTCCTCGTCAATGCTTAGGGGTCCTATTACTGGTGCTGCTGTGTCTTCCTGGACAAACAACAGTATGCAGACCATTAATATATTGCATAGGACAAAAG TGCCTATAGTGGCAAATAACTGTTGCTTTCCGTATGATATAAATCTTTGTTGCAGTGGCACCTTGTCTCCTTCATGA
- the LOC121257720 gene encoding heavy metal-associated isoprenylated plant protein 12-like isoform X5: MMKLSGLSGVDSITSDLEDKKMTVIGDIDPVDIVSKLRKLCRPEILSVGPAKEPEKKKDDMAELLTAYQAYNYNPYMATHYYAEEDPNSCVIC, from the exons GCGTTGATTCCATCACCTCGGACTTGGAGGACAAGAAAATGACGGTGATCGGGGACATCGATCCAGTTGATATAGTGAGCAAGTTGAGGAAGCTCTGCCGCCCAGAGATACTCTCTGTTGGACCAGCAAAAGAGCctgagaagaagaaggatgatATGGCCGAGCTTTTGACAGCGTACCAAGCCTATAACTATAATCCTTACATGGCCACACATTATTATGCAGAGGAG GATCCTAACAGTTGCGTGATCTGTTAA
- the LOC121257720 gene encoding heavy metal-associated isoprenylated plant protein 39-like isoform X1: protein MKKVVLKVELHDNKGKQKAMMKVSGLSGVDSITSDLEDKKMTVIGDIDPVDIVSKLRKLCRPEILSVGPAKEPEKKKDDMAELLTAYQAYNYNPYMATHYYAEEDPNSCVIC, encoded by the exons ATGAAG AAAGTAGTTTTGAAAGTGGAACTGCATGATAACAAAGGAAAGCAAAAGGCCATGATGAAAGTATCGGGCCTTTCAG GCGTTGATTCCATCACCTCGGACTTGGAGGACAAGAAAATGACGGTGATCGGGGACATCGATCCAGTTGATATAGTGAGCAAGTTGAGGAAGCTCTGCCGCCCAGAGATACTCTCTGTTGGACCAGCAAAAGAGCctgagaagaagaaggatgatATGGCCGAGCTTTTGACAGCGTACCAAGCCTATAACTATAATCCTTACATGGCCACACATTATTATGCAGAGGAG GATCCTAACAGTTGCGTGATCTGTTAA
- the LOC121257720 gene encoding heavy metal-associated isoprenylated plant protein 39-like isoform X2 encodes MKKVVLKVELHDNKGKQKAMMKVSGLSGVDSITSDLEDKKMTVIGDIDPVDIVSKLRKLCRPEILSVGPAKEPEKKKDDMAELLTAYQAYNYNPYMATHYYAEEDPNSCVIS; translated from the exons ATGAAG AAAGTAGTTTTGAAAGTGGAACTGCATGATAACAAAGGAAAGCAAAAGGCCATGATGAAAGTATCGGGCCTTTCAG GCGTTGATTCCATCACCTCGGACTTGGAGGACAAGAAAATGACGGTGATCGGGGACATCGATCCAGTTGATATAGTGAGCAAGTTGAGGAAGCTCTGCCGCCCAGAGATACTCTCTGTTGGACCAGCAAAAGAGCctgagaagaagaaggatgatATGGCCGAGCTTTTGACAGCGTACCAAGCCTATAACTATAATCCTTACATGGCCACACATTATTATGCAGAGGAG GATCCTAACAGTTGCGTGATCTCTTAA
- the LOC121257719 gene encoding heavy metal-associated isoprenylated plant protein 39-like translates to MVWPFKLCPHALLLIDYRQSAALTGPILFLGSSAQYKCVQRSFSPPSDQLDFSLLNSVTFFSWLRDLQLYLIYFWYPSNLPAMKKVVLKVELHDDKGKQKAMMKVSGLSGVDSITSDLKDKKLTVIGDIDPVDIVSKLRKLCPTEILSVGPAKEPEEKKDEPKKADEKKKDDMAELLKAYQAYNYNPYMATHYYAEEDPNSCVIS, encoded by the exons ATGGTTTGGCCCTTTAAACTTTGCCCACACGCATTACTATTGATTGACTATAGACAATCAGCAGCGTTGACTGGACCCATACTCTTTTTGGGTTCCTCCGCTCAATATAAATGTGTCCAAAGGTCCTTCTCGCCTCCAAGTGATCAGCTAGACTTTTCTCTCTTGAATTCTGTAACATTCTTTTCTTGGCTTCGGGACCTGCAACTTTATCTGATATACTTCTGGTATCCCTCGAACCTTCCAGCAATGAAG AAAGTGGTTTTGAAAGTGGAACTGCATGATGACAAAGGAAAGCAAAAGGCCATGATGAAAGTATCGGGCCTTTCAG GCGTTGATTCCATCACCTCGGACTTGAAGGACAAGAAATTGACGGTGATCGGGGACATCGATCCGGTTGATATAGTGAGCAAGTTGAGGAAGCTCTGCCCCACAGAGATACTCTCTGTTGGACCAGCAAAAGAGCCTGAGGAGAAGAAGGATGAGCCCAAGAAGGCAgatgaaaaaaagaaggatGATATGGCCGAGCTTTTGAAAGCGTACCAAGCCTATAACTATAATCCTTACATGGCCACACATTATTATGCAGAGGAGGATCCTAACAGTTGCGTGATCTCTTAA
- the LOC121257720 gene encoding heavy metal-associated isoprenylated plant protein 39-like isoform X4 — protein sequence MKKVVLKVELHDNKGKQKAMMKVSGLSGVDSITSDLEDKKMTVIGDIDPVDIVSKLRKLCRPEILSVGPAKEPEKKKDDMAELLTAYQAYNYNPYMATHYYAEEVSTVQL from the exons ATGAAG AAAGTAGTTTTGAAAGTGGAACTGCATGATAACAAAGGAAAGCAAAAGGCCATGATGAAAGTATCGGGCCTTTCAG GCGTTGATTCCATCACCTCGGACTTGGAGGACAAGAAAATGACGGTGATCGGGGACATCGATCCAGTTGATATAGTGAGCAAGTTGAGGAAGCTCTGCCGCCCAGAGATACTCTCTGTTGGACCAGCAAAAGAGCctgagaagaagaaggatgatATGGCCGAGCTTTTGACAGCGTACCAAGCCTATAACTATAATCCTTACATGGCCACACATTATTATGCAGAGGAG GTCTCTACTGTACAATTGTAG